One stretch of Paenibacillus sp. AN1007 DNA includes these proteins:
- a CDS encoding iron-containing alcohol dehydrogenase gives MATHAYYVPPVNLMGRGCLQDAAPLIEQMGIRKALVVTDQTLVTSGTAECVLSALRKAGLDYVVYDEVQPNPTCLNVHEGLQVFQDHGCDAIISIGGGSPQDAAKAIGIVAANGGHIREYEGLHKSKVKSVPLVAVNTTAGTSSEVTMNYVITDEERRVKMVMVDRNCLVDLSVNDPELMLSKPASLTAATGMDALTHAVEAMVTPGGFTVTSATAAAAVKLIFEYLPRAVKDGTDLEAREYMTYACFLGGIAFNNAGLGYVHAMAHQLGGVYDLPHGVCNAMLLPYVEEMNAKHVPDKFRHIAKAIGMDVKERTDKECADYVIAAIRELTKEVGIPEKLSELGVQNPDVELLASNAMKDACAPGNPYQPSKDEVMELFRKII, from the coding sequence ATGGCAACACATGCATATTATGTTCCACCCGTGAATTTAATGGGCAGAGGATGTTTGCAGGATGCAGCTCCATTGATTGAACAGATGGGTATACGCAAGGCGCTTGTTGTTACGGATCAGACACTGGTTACGTCAGGCACTGCTGAGTGTGTATTGTCTGCTCTGCGAAAAGCAGGGTTAGATTATGTCGTATATGATGAGGTACAGCCGAATCCGACTTGCCTTAATGTGCATGAAGGATTACAAGTATTCCAAGACCATGGCTGTGACGCCATTATATCGATAGGCGGAGGTTCACCGCAGGATGCAGCAAAGGCGATAGGTATCGTTGCTGCAAACGGTGGGCATATCCGTGAATATGAAGGACTGCATAAATCGAAGGTTAAATCGGTACCGCTTGTCGCTGTCAATACAACTGCAGGGACATCAAGCGAAGTGACGATGAACTACGTCATTACAGATGAGGAGCGAAGAGTGAAGATGGTAATGGTAGACCGAAATTGTCTTGTTGATCTGTCGGTGAATGACCCCGAGCTGATGCTGAGCAAACCTGCCAGTCTGACCGCGGCTACGGGCATGGATGCGTTAACCCATGCGGTGGAAGCGATGGTTACACCTGGCGGTTTTACGGTTACAAGTGCAACAGCTGCAGCTGCGGTCAAGTTGATCTTTGAATATTTGCCAAGAGCGGTGAAGGATGGCACGGATCTGGAAGCCAGAGAATATATGACATATGCGTGCTTCTTGGGAGGCATCGCTTTCAATAATGCGGGTCTCGGATATGTTCATGCGATGGCGCATCAACTGGGCGGGGTGTACGACCTGCCGCATGGAGTATGCAACGCGATGCTGCTGCCTTATGTGGAAGAAATGAACGCCAAACATGTGCCGGACAAATTCCGTCATATCGCCAAAGCGATTGGTATGGACGTGAAGGAACGCACGGACAAGGAATGTGCTGATTATGTTATCGCAGCGATTCGAGAACTGACGAAGGAAGTAGGTATTCCTGAGAAGCTGTCCGAGCTCGGCGTGCAAAATCCGGATGTGGAGCTGCTTGCAAGCAATGCGATGAAGGATGCCTGTGCACCGGGCAATCCGTATCAGCCATCCAAGGATGAAGTGATGGAGCTATTCCGTAAAATTATCTAG